A window of Diospyros lotus cultivar Yz01 chromosome 14, ASM1463336v1, whole genome shotgun sequence contains these coding sequences:
- the LOC127790720 gene encoding SNAP25 homologous protein SNAP33-like, giving the protein MSGLKKPTIKNNVKQSPVAPKIPTGSSLNPFDSYDELDNTTTRKTQHRASESNVNRLFDDNGGNRASSSADSLSSAPRNRYRNNFQDSGGLENQSVQELENYAVYRSEETTKTVNNCLKIAEEMREDATKTLVALHQQGEQITRAHTVAADIDHDLSRSEKLLGSLGGIFSKTWKPKKTPPITGPVMIRDDPAYRRGNHMEQRERLGLVPASKGHSNTQTPLPEPTNALQKVEVEKTKQDDALSDISDLLGELKGMAVDMGSEIDRQNEGLGHVQDDMDVLNTRVLDANRRGRHMLGK; this is encoded by the exons ATGTCCGGTCTTAAGAAACCTACCATAAAGAATAATGTAAAACAAAGCCCAGTTGCTCCAAAAATTCCTACGGGTTCTAGCTTGAATCCTTTTGACTCTTATGATGAGTTAGACAACACCACCACCCGTAAAACCCAACATAGAGCTTCTGAAAGCAATGTCAACCGCCTTTTTGATGATAATGGAGGAAATAGGGCGTCTTCATCTGCCGATTCACTTTCTTCAGCACCAAGAAATAGATACAGGAATAATTTCCAAGACTCTGGAGGATTAGAGAACCAGAGTGTCCAAGAATTAGAAAATTATGCTGTGTACAGATCTGAGGAGACTACAAAAACAGTCAACAATTGCCTGAAGATAGCAGAGGAGATGAGAGAGGATGCTACCAAGACTTTGGTTGCCTTGCATCAGCAGGGGGAGCAAATAACCAGGGCTCACACGGTTGCTGCTGACATTGATCATGATCTTAGTAGG AGTGAGAAGCTATTAGGAAGCCTGGGGGGCATCTTCTCCAAGACTTGGAAGCCGAAGAAGACACCCCCAATAACAGGGCCTGTGATGATAAGAG ATGATCCGGCTTATAGAAGAGGTAACCACATGGAGCAGCGGGAGCGATTGGGACTGGTCCCTGCATCCAAAGGACACTCAAATACACAAACGCCACTGCCTGAACCTACCAATGCACTGCAGAAAGTTGAG GTAGAGAAGACAAAGCAAGATGATGCACTTTCAGATATAAGTGATCTATTGGGGGAGCTGAAGGGCATGGCTGTTGACATGGGATCTGAAATTGATAG GCAAAATGAAGGCTTGGGTCACGTACAGGACGACATGGATGTGCTGAATACCCGTGTGTTAGACGCCAACCGGAGGGGACGCCATATGCTCGGGAAGTAG
- the LOC127790940 gene encoding CLAVATA3/ESR (CLE)-related protein 9-like — MRLYLSAAFFLFLVSISEIESFISASKGTSSAAHHQLHLQKTRKVDRQLHHGTSSSSLHVQLQGNHQNPLLTAPLSDHGDPRFGVEERLVPSGPNPLHN, encoded by the coding sequence ATGAGGCTCTATCTCTCAGCagctttcttcctcttcctcgtTTCGATTTCAGAGATCGAATCGTTCATTTCAGCTTCCAAAGGGACCTCTTCTGCAGCCCATCATCAGCTGCACCTTCAGAAGACTCGGAAAGTTGATCGTCAACTCCACCATGgcacctcctcttcttctcttcatgtGCAGCTTCAAGGGAATCATCAAAATCCTCTGCTTACAGCTCCGTTGTCTGATCATGGCGATCCAAGATTCGGTGTTGAGGAGCGACTGGTTCCCAGTGGGCCAAATCCGCTTCATAATTGA